The following proteins are encoded in a genomic region of Musa acuminata AAA Group cultivar baxijiao chromosome BXJ2-11, Cavendish_Baxijiao_AAA, whole genome shotgun sequence:
- the LOC135626762 gene encoding protein VASCULAR ASSOCIATED DEATH 1, chloroplastic-like isoform X4, whose translation MYLFTHHICFYSNIFGFETKKIILFHEITCVRKAKTVAIFPNAIEIIAGGKKYFFGSFLSRDDAYRLIIDGWVQYGGGTKAFQDSQDSRLEASSQNYSFIFEKLNGCKASADDSSFLNRTKDTIVLQESKSLPNGKVDSDISIKLLEVQENKDEGNANQPSSQNPFTWTIEDIDAPKVPEHFVMLAESNFPLLVEDFFGLFVCDRAADFLKDFHTRCGDKDFHCTSWHRHEQFGHTRNVSFLHPIKVYLGAKFGHCQEVQKFRVYRNSHLVIQTSQNIQDVPYGDYFEVEGFWDVVQDNNEENSCTVKVYSNVAFLKKTIFKGKIEQSTMEECREVYATWMNIAREILKEKNMERLKGISEPNTCIVQDNDIKFENPSKLEGSIANSTLKSTDIIRNIHETINCNSGIDDHMKDKSERFPLLTSIFKESWATFISCIKMQNQLALVLAVAFIVFILMQLSIILLLTRVPEVNLVTHGNYVRDVGIDHVENIEWLEKRFNYLKEEMITVESRLERMRQEYTLLKSHLQSLEQLKAKS comes from the exons AAAATAATTCTTTTTCATGAGATAACTTGTGTTCGTAAAGCAAAGACAGTTGCAATCTTTCCTAATGCTATCGAAATCATTGCAGGAGGGAAAAAG TACTTCTTTGGATCTTTCTTGTCCCGGGATGATGCATATCGGCTAATTATTGATGGCTGGGTGCAATATGGTGGAGGCACAAAAGCTTTCCAGGATTCTCAG GATTCAAGATTGGAGGCCAGCAGTCAAAACTATTCCTTTATCTTTGAGAAATTGAATGGATGTAAAGCATCGGCAGATGACTCATCATTTTTAAACAG aACTAAGGATACCATTGTTCTTCAAGAATCTAAATCTTTGCCTAATGGTAAAGTTGACAGCGATATCTCCATAAAGCTTTTAGAAGTCCAGGAGAATAAGGATGAAGGAAATGCTAACCAGCCATCATCTCAAAATCCTTTTACATGGACCATCGAGGACATTGATGCTCCTAAAG TGCCTGAACATTTTGTAATGCTTGCTGAGTCCAATTTTCCG CTCCTTGTGGAGGATTTCTTTGGTCTATTTGTTTGTGATCGTGCTGCTGACTTTTTGAAAGATTTTCACACAAGATGTGGTGACAAGG ATTTCCATTGCACTTCCTGGCATAGGCATGAACAGTTTGGACACACCCGTAACGTTTCATTTCTACATCCCATCAAAGTATATCTTG GTGCTAAATTTGGACATTGTCAGGAGGTCCAGAAATTTCGTGTGTACAGAAACAG CCATTTGGTGATCCAAACATCACAGAATATTCAAGATGTGCCGTATGGTGATTACTTTGAGGTTGAG GGATTCTGGGATGTGGTCCAAGATAATAATGAAGAAAATAGCTGCACCGTGAAAGTATATTCTAATGTTGCATTTTTAAAAAAGACAATTTTCAAGG GGAAAATAGAACAATCAACTATGGAGGAGTGTCGAGAAGTTTATGCTACTTGGATGAACATT GCTCGTGAAATATTGAAGGAAAAGAACATGGAACGATTGAAAG GAATTTCTGAGCCGAACACATGCATTGTTCAAGATAATGACATCAAATTTGAGAATCCATCAAAGCTTGAAGGGTCAATAGCAAATTCAACATTAAAGTCTACAGATATTATAAGGAACATCCATGAGACTATAAACTGTAACTCAGGGATTGACGATCATATGAAAGACAagtctgaaagatttccactgctgaCATCTATATTTAAAGAATCGTGGGCAACCTTCATTTCATGTATCAAGATGCAAAATCAGTTGGCTTTGGTTTTAGCCGTGGCATTTATTGTTTTTATCTTGATGCAG TTAAGCATCATTCTTCTTCTAACTAGAGTTCCTGAAGTCAATCTGGTTACCCATGGAAACTATGTAAGAGATGTTGGTATCGATCATGTGGAGAACATAGAGTGGTTGGAGAAGCGCTTCAACTACCTAAAGGAAGAAATGATTACGGTAGAATCTCGATTGGAGAGGATGCGTCAAGAATACACACTATTGAAGTCtcatcttcaaagtcttgagcaaTTAAAGGCAAAGTCATGA